The Methanohalophilus portucalensis genome window below encodes:
- a CDS encoding DUF92 domain-containing protein: MTGWPKCFTGEDKGKNYTLYLITIALVSMLIFPFLSREILLLIFAGAGVYGYITSSNRNITNLIVSVVLLLLISITANHYSYSLPKYIIISAIQISTIGFTSATIVRCGTKKDLQENTTNLPSSLALLIAGASSAFIAGSWYAYWTAAVSYELIFFIAVIGAITAALFESIPSSVDRLFSMTLGSAMAMWILASFGYTVAPLHLLIAFSFALFLGYLAYRTNIADISAVLSATLMGVLIIVFSNILWFVLLLTFFILGGVFTKYKYNYKLDLGIAQEKGGVRTYENVFSNSTAALVLAIACGIYPQHSNLITYAFLGTVATAAGDTLASEIGTTARQTPRMITNLKPTKTGTDGAVTSLGELAAFGGALAIGILGAAFGFVEQIIPAIIITCAGGWGGTNIDSLLGATFQKNGYLSNSGVNFVATATGALISGILYILVL; this comes from the coding sequence ATGACAGGCTGGCCAAAATGCTTTACCGGAGAAGATAAAGGGAAAAACTATACCCTCTATTTAATAACTATCGCATTAGTTTCCATGCTCATATTTCCATTCTTAAGCAGGGAAATCTTACTCCTGATCTTTGCAGGTGCCGGTGTATATGGCTACATAACCAGTAGCAATCGGAATATAACCAATCTTATTGTCTCAGTAGTTTTGCTACTTTTGATAAGTATTACTGCGAATCACTATTCCTATTCCCTACCAAAATACATAATTATATCAGCAATCCAGATCTCCACTATTGGTTTCACAAGTGCAACCATAGTGCGCTGTGGCACCAAAAAGGACTTACAGGAAAATACCACCAACCTGCCATCAAGCCTTGCTTTATTAATAGCAGGGGCCTCTTCTGCCTTCATAGCAGGTTCATGGTATGCATACTGGACAGCCGCTGTATCATACGAACTTATATTTTTCATAGCAGTAATCGGAGCAATTACAGCAGCTCTATTTGAATCCATACCATCCTCTGTAGATCGGCTTTTTTCAATGACCCTCGGTTCGGCAATGGCAATGTGGATTCTTGCATCCTTTGGTTACACAGTTGCCCCTTTACATTTATTGATTGCATTCAGTTTTGCACTCTTTTTGGGGTATCTGGCATATCGCACCAATATAGCCGATATTTCCGCAGTGTTGAGTGCTACACTTATGGGAGTTTTGATAATTGTTTTTAGTAACATCCTCTGGTTTGTTTTGCTACTTACCTTTTTCATACTCGGAGGAGTATTCACTAAATACAAATACAACTATAAGCTCGATCTGGGTATCGCACAGGAAAAGGGAGGAGTAAGGACTTATGAAAATGTTTTCAGCAACAGTACTGCTGCCCTTGTGCTTGCCATTGCATGTGGCATATATCCACAACATAGCAATCTAATAACATATGCTTTCCTGGGAACCGTAGCAACAGCTGCAGGGGACACCCTTGCAAGTGAAATCGGAACAACTGCACGCCAGACACCCAGGATGATAACAAACTTAAAACCTACAAAAACCGGTACTGATGGGGCTGTAACATCACTCGGAGAGCTTGCAGCCTTTGGAGGAGCACTGGCAATCGGAATACTCGGAGCAGCCTTTGGTTTTGTGGAGCAGATAATTCCTGCCATAATTATTACATGTGCAGGCGGATGGGGAGGTACAAATATCGATAGTTTACTAGGTGCTACATTCCAGAAAAATGGTTACCTTTCCAATAGTGGAGTCAATTTTGTAGCAACTGCCACAGGTGCCCTCATATCCGGTATACTGTATATTCTTGTCCTGTAA
- a CDS encoding Mov34/MPN/PAD-1 family protein → MKVEGIARETLEFILKSSESTYPREFVGLLETEKGIISNVMILPGTESSEMNAVIKLFMMPNVQSVGSVHSHPGPSYRPSNADLIMFGKTGDWHIIVAEPFDENSWQCYNREGYPVDLPVLDVELDQPELP, encoded by the coding sequence ATGAAAGTAGAGGGGATTGCCCGGGAAACACTGGAATTTATATTGAAAAGTAGTGAATCAACATATCCCCGGGAATTTGTGGGTTTACTGGAAACAGAAAAAGGCATAATAAGCAATGTGATGATTCTGCCTGGAACAGAGAGCAGTGAAATGAATGCAGTAATCAAATTATTCATGATGCCAAATGTACAATCCGTAGGTTCTGTGCACAGCCATCCGGGACCCAGTTATCGGCCCTCAAATGCCGACCTTATAATGTTTGGTAAGACAGGGGACTGGCATATAATCGTTGCCGAACCTTTTGATGAGAACAGCTGGCAATGCTATAATAGGGAGGGCTATCCTGTAGACCTTCCAGTACTTGATGTAGAATTGGACCAGCCGGAACTGCCCTAA
- a CDS encoding PAS domain-containing protein: protein MQDKNQEYENPIIVFLWNAEKDWPVEFVSDNIQQFGYNAEDFISGDKTYAQIIHPHDIDEVRENIRRICKEGIKEYTHRYRILTADDQERWVMEKTLVERDIEDEPCHFQGFVMDITGQMDSEEMSVDMISTKSPVVAFVWKVEKGWPVEYVSDEIEKYGYTTEEFLSGNLNYGDIIHKDDLKRVEDELSRRCREGYNDFYQEYRIYTKEGQIRKVAERTLIIRDEHGNPSKYQGIIEDL, encoded by the coding sequence ATGCAGGACAAAAATCAAGAATACGAAAATCCCATAATAGTTTTTCTATGGAATGCAGAAAAGGACTGGCCGGTTGAATTTGTATCCGATAATATTCAGCAATTCGGATACAACGCCGAGGATTTTATATCCGGGGACAAGACTTATGCACAGATAATCCATCCACACGATATCGATGAAGTCAGAGAAAACATACGCCGCATCTGTAAGGAAGGCATCAAAGAATACACCCATCGATACAGGATACTAACTGCTGATGATCAGGAAAGGTGGGTTATGGAAAAAACCCTTGTGGAAAGAGACATCGAGGATGAACCTTGCCATTTCCAGGGTTTTGTAATGGATATCACAGGCCAGATGGATTCGGAAGAGATGAGTGTGGATATGATATCTACAAAAAGTCCTGTTGTAGCATTTGTCTGGAAAGTAGAAAAGGGGTGGCCTGTAGAATACGTATCAGATGAAATTGAAAAGTATGGCTACACAACCGAAGAATTCCTGTCCGGCAATCTCAATTACGGGGACATTATCCACAAAGACGATCTAAAAAGAGTAGAAGACGAACTGAGCAGGAGATGCCGCGAAGGATACAATGATTTCTATCAGGAATATCGGATATACACAAAAGAAGGCCAGATACGCAAAGTTGCTGAAAGGACCCTTATAATTCGTGACGAGCATGGCAATCCTTCAAAATACCAGGGAATCATTGAAGACCTCTGA
- a CDS encoding DUF1614 domain-containing protein, with amino-acid sequence MPIASNIEIPITKIRTRKNQHMHRDALLLEETYGVPVVNELTTGTNLIYDTKITLNIGGFVIPMLTILYLLVSEMDFVALEIMLIVLVVVALLSDFVDGIGIVIPSYTGIFTIPLALILAPQNADTIIFIAGAGGIIAGSVASLMALKREEKGSAYIDIGGAACFQAIYVTTLLAALISGFIP; translated from the coding sequence ATGCCAATTGCATCAAATATAGAAATACCGATAACCAAAATCAGAACTCGCAAAAACCAGCATATGCATAGGGACGCCCTTCTTCTGGAGGAAACGTACGGTGTACCTGTGGTAAATGAACTTACTACAGGCACAAACCTGATCTATGACACAAAGATCACACTGAATATCGGTGGATTTGTAATTCCTATGTTAACAATTCTGTACCTACTTGTCAGTGAAATGGATTTTGTTGCGTTGGAGATAATGCTCATAGTACTGGTTGTCGTTGCATTACTGTCCGATTTTGTTGATGGTATAGGAATAGTAATACCCTCATACACAGGAATATTTACAATTCCATTGGCATTGATATTGGCCCCTCAGAATGCAGATACTATAATATTCATCGCCGGGGCAGGCGGAATCATAGCAGGCTCTGTGGCATCCCTGATGGCCTTGAAAAGAGAAGAAAAAGGAAGCGCTTATATTGATATAGGTGGAGCAGCCTGCTTTCAGGCAATATATGTAACCACCTTACTGGCCGCATTAATATCCGGGTTCATTCCTTGA
- a CDS encoding RAD55 family ATPase, with protein MVRNKYPVHTTLSSDAIKVLDRYEKELGAKNLVLEKALLSLDKGRFRSKMDAGNLQCSIKRISTGIVGLDDMLEGGIPEGFSVIVTGPPGTGKTTLCMQYLMEGVTKGEKCVLFSFEERLPQLVQQFMRFGWDVAKYIDDGYLEVFGMSMLTFEEITEIIETYKPRRIVFDSLNVFSNPEQFRNSGGWRSLHRTIKNRNITSFLITEKKHGIETKDFDEYDFLGDGIIFLDSMQLNDIDNTLTPVMAIQKMRATKIDSTPQSFRFGEKGIEKYRSIQTSKVLQNKIGNEGNVSPYSRNEPGY; from the coding sequence ATGGTACGTAACAAATATCCGGTTCATACGACACTCAGTTCGGATGCCATTAAAGTTCTTGATAGGTATGAAAAAGAACTTGGTGCTAAAAACCTTGTACTCGAGAAAGCTTTACTCTCGCTTGACAAGGGGCGCTTCAGGTCAAAAATGGATGCCGGTAATTTGCAATGTTCAATAAAACGGATAAGTACCGGTATTGTTGGGCTGGATGATATGCTTGAAGGAGGTATACCGGAAGGTTTCTCTGTGATTGTTACAGGTCCTCCTGGTACGGGAAAGACCACTCTTTGCATGCAATATCTTATGGAGGGTGTAACCAAAGGAGAGAAATGTGTTCTTTTTTCCTTTGAAGAACGTCTTCCACAGCTGGTGCAACAATTTATGAGATTTGGATGGGATGTTGCAAAATACATCGATGATGGCTACCTGGAAGTTTTTGGGATGTCGATGTTGACCTTTGAAGAGATCACAGAGATTATTGAGACGTATAAGCCCCGTCGCATCGTGTTTGATTCCCTTAATGTTTTTAGCAATCCTGAACAATTCCGCAATTCCGGAGGCTGGCGTTCGTTACACAGGACAATTAAGAATAGGAATATAACTTCATTTTTAATAACAGAAAAAAAGCATGGTATTGAAACCAAAGATTTTGATGAATATGATTTTCTGGGTGATGGTATCATATTTCTTGATTCCATGCAATTAAATGATATTGATAACACTTTGACTCCTGTTATGGCCATACAAAAAATGAGGGCCACAAAAATAGATTCCACTCCTCAATCATTCAGGTTCGGTGAGAAAGGGATTGAAAAATATCGTTCCATTCAAACATCAAAAGTCCTGCAAAATAAAATTGGAAATGAGGGGAATGTTAGTCCTTATTCAAGGAATGAACCCGGATATTAA
- a CDS encoding dihydroorotase — protein sequence MNDILIKNTKVFYKNQLQPGEVLIDEGKIKKIAKNLKGEEADRHIDAHGGLTIPAGIDVHVHFREPGMTHKEDWYSGSCAAAAGGIGTVVEHPNTLPPVLDRKSFREKFKLANRKSIIDFGINGGVGKNIEKLESLWGLGVTAFGEIFMAESTAGLGLDSDLLKEALETIQQLGALACIHAEDENIKCDNEILLKKDFTPQSHSRIRSNQCEAMAVKNALELSGLTSVNTHFCHISTLEAFGQLKREKYILEKEDVSRHLSFEVAPHHLFLSDRDWERLDTFGKMNPPLRNRQSVKALVNGINDGTVDVVASDHAPHRESEKEGDIKSAPSGVPGVETLMPLMMVGAKRNLFHIKRLIEVTSSNPARIFGLDKHGKGVFAEGYDADLIVMDPGNVKPINSDMLHSKAGWTPYEGMEGIFPEYTISRGEIIWDGDIVGRRGRGNFLPGAGSAKDDD from the coding sequence ATGAATGATATATTAATTAAGAACACTAAAGTTTTTTATAAAAATCAGTTGCAACCCGGCGAAGTGCTCATAGATGAAGGTAAAATAAAGAAAATTGCCAAAAATCTGAAGGGTGAGGAGGCGGACAGGCATATTGATGCACACGGCGGACTTACTATTCCAGCAGGCATCGATGTACATGTGCATTTCCGGGAGCCCGGTATGACTCACAAAGAAGATTGGTATTCAGGAAGTTGTGCTGCTGCTGCGGGTGGTATTGGGACAGTTGTGGAACACCCAAACACATTGCCTCCGGTTCTTGACAGAAAATCTTTCAGGGAAAAATTCAAATTGGCAAACCGTAAATCCATCATTGATTTTGGAATTAATGGTGGTGTGGGAAAGAACATTGAAAAGCTGGAAAGTCTCTGGGGGCTGGGTGTTACGGCTTTTGGAGAAATTTTCATGGCAGAATCAACTGCCGGTCTGGGATTGGATTCAGATTTGCTAAAAGAGGCTCTTGAAACAATCCAGCAACTTGGAGCATTGGCCTGTATCCATGCTGAGGATGAAAATATCAAATGCGATAACGAAATCTTACTCAAGAAAGATTTCACTCCTCAGTCCCATTCCCGGATTCGCTCCAATCAATGTGAGGCAATGGCAGTTAAGAATGCGCTTGAGCTGTCTGGTTTGACATCCGTGAATACTCATTTTTGCCACATCAGTACCCTGGAAGCTTTTGGTCAGCTAAAAAGGGAAAAATACATTCTTGAAAAAGAGGATGTTTCGCGTCATTTAAGCTTTGAGGTAGCTCCTCATCACCTTTTCCTATCAGACCGTGATTGGGAAAGACTTGATACTTTCGGTAAAATGAATCCCCCTCTGAGGAACCGGCAAAGTGTGAAAGCACTTGTTAATGGAATAAATGATGGTACAGTTGATGTTGTAGCTTCAGATCATGCTCCTCACAGGGAATCAGAGAAGGAGGGAGACATTAAGAGCGCTCCATCGGGTGTACCGGGAGTGGAAACCCTTATGCCCCTTATGATGGTGGGGGCTAAAAGAAATCTTTTCCATATCAAGCGTCTCATTGAAGTCACAAGCAGCAATCCGGCAAGAATTTTCGGACTTGACAAACACGGAAAAGGTGTTTTTGCTGAAGGCTATGATGCTGATTTAATAGTCATGGATCCGGGTAATGTGAAACCTATTAATTCAGACATGCTGCACAGTAAGGCAGGATGGACTCCGTATGAAGGGATGGAAGGCATATTCCCTGAATATACCATTTCCCGCGGGGAGATTATCTGGGATGGTGATATTGTGGGAAGGCGGGGAAGGGGTAACTTCCTTCCGGGTGCCGGCTCTGCTAAAGACGACGATTGA
- a CDS encoding PstS family phosphate ABC transporter substrate-binding protein, whose translation MIKSHRPLIIILILLLALFAAGCLNESDNTQDEKINETITEHTKVENLNLEGSTTVFPLAQAAAEIYMENHPEKSINVISGGSTTGIKALIDGKVDIAMASRKMKNSEIEAAEANGLDPVEHVIAWDGLTVVVNPENPVNQLTYDQIKGIYDGSISNWADVGGEDQEIIIQNRDPSSGTYGYFKDELLGEDKFRPDLVSRDSNGAIVQAVTHEDAAIGYIGFAYLDDSVKAVDIDAGNGMVEPTSKNILSGKYPLARPLHLYTDGQPTGLAADFIEFILSEKGTIIINDVGYFPA comes from the coding sequence ATGATAAAATCACACAGGCCATTAATAATTATACTTATTTTATTGCTGGCATTATTTGCTGCAGGATGCCTTAATGAAAGTGATAACACACAAGACGAGAAGATAAATGAAACAATAACAGAACATACTAAAGTCGAAAATCTTAACTTAGAAGGATCCACTACTGTCTTCCCTCTTGCACAGGCAGCAGCTGAAATATACATGGAAAATCATCCTGAGAAGTCAATAAATGTTATTAGCGGAGGATCAACCACTGGCATAAAAGCCCTGATCGATGGTAAAGTAGATATTGCAATGGCATCCAGGAAAATGAAAAATTCCGAAATAGAAGCAGCAGAAGCAAACGGACTTGACCCTGTAGAACACGTAATTGCATGGGATGGACTCACAGTAGTTGTAAATCCGGAGAACCCTGTAAACCAGCTGACCTACGATCAGATAAAGGGAATTTATGATGGCTCCATCAGCAACTGGGCAGATGTAGGCGGAGAAGATCAAGAAATAATAATACAGAACCGCGATCCGAGTTCCGGAACCTATGGCTATTTCAAAGACGAATTATTAGGAGAAGATAAATTCCGCCCGGATTTAGTCTCGCGGGACTCAAACGGAGCCATTGTCCAGGCAGTCACCCATGAAGATGCAGCAATTGGGTACATAGGATTTGCATATCTGGATGATAGTGTGAAGGCCGTAGATATCGATGCCGGGAATGGAATGGTTGAGCCTACTTCAAAAAATATCCTTTCAGGCAAATATCCACTTGCCAGACCCCTTCATTTATACACAGACGGACAGCCTACAGGCCTTGCTGCAGACTTCATAGAATTTATCCTGAGCGAAAAAGGCACAATAATTATAAATGATGTGGGATACTTCCCCGCATAA
- a CDS encoding PstS family phosphate ABC transporter substrate-binding protein gives MEKDNVTMVERSKILSIALTLIMVLALFTAGCVSNDEEPAEPTESSGDDYSTGAEESEELNVKGSTTVLPLAQAAAETYMENHPEASISISGGGSGTGIAALIDGDVHIAMASRQIKDSEIEEAEANGIDPVEHVIAWDGLTVVVNPENPVDQLTYDQIKGIYDGSISNWADVGGPDKEIVVINRDSSSGTYGYFQGEVLGDDNEFREDAVSTSSNGAVLQSVSQNDAAIGYIGFAYLTDNVKGLDVNKGDGMVAPTAENILAGDYPLARPLHFYTNGQPTGLAADFKEYILSEEGTEIVYDVGYFPAESSSETAEAEEINVKGSTTVLPLAQAAAETYMENHPEASISISGGGSGTGIAALIDGDVHIAMASRQIKDSEIEEAEANGIDPVEHVIAWDGLTVVVNPANSVDQLTYDQIKGIYDGSISNWADVGGEDEEIVVINRDSSSGTYGYFQEEVLGEENEFRPDALAQSSNGAVVQAVSQNDAAIGYIGFAYLNENVKGVDVNKGDGMVAPTSENILAGDYPLARPLHFYTDGQTTGLAADFKEYILSEEGTEIVYEVGYFPVE, from the coding sequence ATGGAAAAGGATAATGTAACTATGGTAGAAAGGTCAAAAATACTTTCAATAGCACTTACTTTAATAATGGTACTGGCGTTATTCACCGCCGGCTGTGTCAGCAATGATGAAGAACCAGCAGAACCAACAGAAAGCTCTGGTGATGACTATTCAACTGGTGCTGAAGAATCTGAAGAACTTAATGTAAAAGGTTCAACAACTGTGCTCCCCCTCGCACAGGCAGCAGCTGAAACCTACATGGAAAATCATCCTGAGGCTTCAATCAGTATCAGTGGTGGCGGCTCCGGTACAGGTATCGCAGCCCTGATCGATGGTGACGTTCACATTGCAATGGCTTCTAGGCAAATCAAAGATTCCGAAATCGAAGAAGCAGAAGCAAACGGAATTGATCCTGTAGAACACGTAATTGCATGGGATGGACTCACAGTAGTTGTAAACCCGGAAAATCCCGTAGACCAGCTTACATACGACCAGATAAAGGGAATCTATGACGGTTCCATCAGCAATTGGGCAGATGTAGGTGGCCCTGACAAGGAAATTGTAGTAATTAACCGTGACAGCAGCTCCGGTACATACGGCTATTTCCAGGGAGAAGTTCTTGGTGATGATAATGAATTCCGTGAGGACGCAGTTTCCACAAGTTCAAACGGTGCAGTATTACAGTCCGTTTCACAGAACGATGCAGCAATCGGCTACATTGGTTTTGCTTACCTCACTGACAATGTGAAAGGCCTTGATGTCAACAAGGGAGACGGAATGGTAGCACCAACCGCTGAGAACATTCTTGCAGGCGACTACCCACTTGCCAGACCTCTTCACTTCTACACAAACGGACAGCCCACTGGCCTTGCTGCAGACTTCAAAGAATATATCCTGAGTGAGGAAGGTACAGAGATCGTCTACGATGTAGGATACTTCCCTGCAGAATCATCTTCTGAAACTGCAGAGGCTGAAGAAATCAATGTAAAAGGTTCAACAACTGTGCTCCCCCTCGCACAGGCAGCAGCTGAAACCTACATGGAAAATCATCCTGAGGCTTCAATCAGTATCAGTGGTGGCGGCTCCGGTACAGGTATCGCAGCCCTGATCGATGGTGACGTTCACATTGCAATGGCTTCCAGGCAAATCAAAGATTCCGAAATCGAAGAAGCAGAAGCAAACGGAATTGACCCTGTAGAACATGTAATTGCATGGGATGGACTCACAGTAGTTGTAAACCCTGCAAACTCCGTAGACCAGCTTACCTACGACCAGATAAAGGGAATCTATGACGGATCCATCAGCAACTGGGCAGATGTCGGTGGCGAGGATGAAGAAATCGTAGTTATTAACCGTGACAGCAGCTCCGGTACCTATGGTTACTTCCAGGAAGAAGTACTCGGTGAAGAAAATGAATTCCGCCCGGACGCACTTGCACAGAGTTCAAACGGTGCAGTGGTACAGGCAGTTTCACAGAACGATGCAGCTATCGGTTACATCGGTTTTGCTTACCTCAATGAAAACGTAAAGGGTGTAGATGTCAACAAGGGAGACGGAATGGTTGCACCAACTTCCGAAAACATCCTTGCAGGCGACTACCCACTTGCCAGACCACTTCACTTCTACACAGACGGACAGACTACCGGCCTTGCTGCAGACTTCAAAGAATATATCCTGAGTGAGGAAGGTACAGAGATCGTCTATGAAGTAGGATACTTCCCTGTTGAGTAA